TCATCCCCTTCCTGCGCAACGTCACGCGCGGGCGCGGCATCCCCGACGAGCGCCTCGAGGAGGTCGCCCACCACTACCGCCACTTCGGCGGTGTGAGCCCCATCAACCAGCAGAACCGCGAGCTGCAGGCGGCGCTGCAGGCCGAGGCCGACCGCCGCGGGCTCGGGATTCCGATCTACTGGGGCAACCGCAACTGGGATCCCTACCTGCCGGAGGCCCTGCAGCAGGCCTTCGACGACGGCCACCGCACGATCCTCGGCCTCGCGACGAGCGCCTATTCGAGCTTCTCGAGCTGCCGCCAGTACCGGGAGGACTTTGCGAACGCTCTCGAGGCCACCGGACTCTGGGGCCAGGTGCGCATCGACAAGGTGGCGCAGTTCTTCGACGCGCCCGGTTTCGTCGCGCCCTTCGTCGCCGGGGTCGTGGATGCCCTCCGCACGCTTCTCGCTGACGGCGTCGACCTCACCGGGACGCGCGTGCTCTTCGCGACCCACAGCATCCCGACGACCGATGCCGAGCGCAGCGGGCCGCGCGACGTCGAGTGGGGCGAGGGCGGTGCCTACGCCGCGCAGCACCTCGCCGTGAGCGGGGTCATCATCCAGCGGGCGATCGCGACGCTGCGTGAAGAAGGGGCCGACGTGCCCGACGTCGAGTGGCAGCTCGTCTACCAGAGCCGCTCGGGCCCTCCGACGCAGCCATGGCTCGAGCCCGACATCAACGACGCGATCGCCGAGCACGCCGCCGCGGGTGCGACGACGATCGTCATGGTGCCCGTGGGCTTCGTGAGCGACCACATGGAGGTCATGTGGGATCTCGACACGGAGGCGATGGAGACGTGCGAGGAGCACGGCGTGCGCGGCCTGCGCGTGCCCACCCCGGGCGTCGACCCCGTCTACGTGAGCGGACTCATCGACCTCGTCGAGGAGCGCCTGCGCGGCACGGCACCTGCCGACCGCGTGCGCGAGACGACGCTCGGCCCCTGGTACGACGTGTGCCGCCCCGGCTGCTGCGAGAACGTGCGCGCCGGCTTCAAGCCCGCCATCTCGGGGCTCGAGCCGTGAGCCCCAGTTCGTCATCAGACTCCGCCGCCCCGATCCGGCTCGGCACCCGCGGTTCCGCGCTCGCCCTCGCGCAATCGCAGCGCGTCGCCGACTCGATCGCGGCCCGCACCGGCAGCCCGGTCGAGCTCGTGACGATCTCGACGCTCGGCGATCGCTCGACCGCTCCGCTCGAGAGCCTCGGCGGCGCGGGCGTCTTCGTGACGGCCGTGCGCGAGGCCCTGCTCGCCGGGGAGTGCGACGTGGTCGTGCACTCGCTGAAAGACCTGCCGACGGGCCCGCACCCCGAGCTGCGCATCTCGGCGATTCCCAAGCGGGCGGATGCGCGCGATGCGATCGTCGCGCGCGACGGCCTGACGCTCGAGCAGCTGCCGGCCGGCGCTCGCGTCGGCACCGGGTCGCCCCGGCGCCGCGCGCAGCTGCGGAGGCGGCGCGACGACCTCGAGGTCGTCGACCTGCGTGGCAACGTCGACACGCGCATCGGCCGCGTGCTCGGCTCTGAACCAACCGGCGACCGCGAGGGCATCGAGGCCGACCTCGACGCCGTCGTGCTCGCGGTCGCGGGCCTCGAGCGCCTCGGGCGCGACGACGTCATCACCGAGCACCTCGGTATCGCGGGCTGGCCGACCGCGCCCGGGCAGGGCGCCCTCGCGGTCGAGACGCTCGCGAGCGTCTCCGGCCCGCTGCGCTCGGCCCTGCAGGGCATCGACCACGCCGCGACGCGCACGAGCGTCGAGGCCGAGCGCGCCGTCCTGCGCCTGCTCGAGGCCGGCTGCTCGGCCCCGCTCGGCGCCAACGCCTTCATCGACGGCGGCATGCTCTTCCTCGCCGCGCGCGTCTACTCCGACGCGGGCGAGCAGGTGTCGGCCGCCCACGCGCTCTACGTCGACGACACGCGCACGCCCGGCGAGGATGCCGCGAAGCGCGTCGTCGACGAGCTGCTCGAGCTGGGCGCCGCCGACCTCGCGCCGCTCGGCGGTGCGCGATGAGCGCGCCGACATCGGACACGCCGGGCGACCTCGGCCCGAGCATCCGCCCCCGCCGCCTGCGCTCGACGGCCGCGATGCGCGGTCTCGTGCGCGAGACCGAGCTGCGGCCGCACCAGCTCGTGCTGCCGGTGTTCGTGCGCGAGGGCCTCGACGCCCCGCAGCCGATCGCCTCGATGCCGGGCGTCGAGCAGCACTCGCTCGACAGCGTGCGTGCGATCTCGGCGCGCGCGGCCGCCGCGGGGCTCGGCGGCATCATGCTCTTCGGCGTGCCCGAGCGGCGCGACGCGGTCGGCTCGGGCGCGACCGACCCGCAGGGCATCCTCAACGCCGCCGCGCGCGCGGTCGTCGCCGAGGTGGGCGAGTCGCTCGTGGTGCAGACCGACCTCTGCCTCGACGAGTTCACCGACCACGGCCACTGCGGGGTGCTGGATGCCCAGGGCCGCGTCGACAACGACGCGAGCCTCGAGCGCTACGCGGCGATGGCCGTGGCGCAGGCCGAGGCGGGCGCGCAGCTGCTCGGCCTCAGCGGCATGATGGACGGCCAGACGCGGGTCGCCCGCGCCGCCCTCGATGCGGCCGGCTTCACCAACGTGGCCCTGCTCGCCTACTCGGCCAAGTACGCCTCGGCGTTCTACGGGCCCTTCCGCGACGCGGTCGAGTCGCCGCTGCAGGGCGACCGCCGCACGTACCAGCTCGACCCGGCCAACGCGCGCGAGGGCGTGCGCGAGGCCGCGCTCGATGTGCAGGAGGGCGCCGACATCGTCATGGTCAAGCCCGCGCTCGCCTACCTCGACGTGCTGCGCCGGGTCGCCGACGTCTCGCCCGTGCCGGTCTGGGCCTACATGGTCTCGGGCGAGCACGCCATGATCGCCGCGGCCGCCCAGCGGGGCTGGATCGACGGCGACCGCGCGCAGCTCGAAGCGCTCGTCTCGATCCGCCGCGCGGGCGCCGACGCCGTGCTCAGCTACGCGAGCCTCGACCTCGTCGAGAGAGGACTCATCGCATGACGCGCTTCGTCTCGGGGCGCACGCCCACCACCAACGCCGAGGCCTTCGAGCGCGCGCTCCTCGTGACGCCCGGCGGGGTGAACTCGCCCGTGCGTGCGTTCCGCTCGGTCGGTGGCACCCCCGTCTTCCTGGCGAGCGGCCGCGGCCCCTACGTGACCGATGTCGAGGGCACCGAGTACGTCGACCTCGTGGGGCAGTGGGGTCCGGCGCTGCTGGGGCACGCGCATCCCTCGGTCATCGCCGCCGCGCACGCCGCGGTCGACCGGGGGCTCGGCTTCGGCGCCGCCTCGACGGGCGAGGTCGAGCTCGCCGAGCTCGTGCTCGACCGGCTGACGCTGGGCGAGGGCCACGCCGAGCGCCGCGCGATCGAGAAGCTGCGGCTCGTCTCGACGGGCACCGAGGCGACCATGACGGCAATCCGGCTGGCGCGCGGTGCGACCGGACGACCACTGCTCGTCAAGTTCGCGGGCCACTACCACGGCCACTCCGACGCGCTGCTGTCGGAGGCCGGGTCGGGCATCGCGACGCTCGGCATCCCCGGCTCGGCGGGCATCACGCCCGAGACCGCGGCGCAGACCGTCGTCATCCCGTACAACGACGAGGCGGCGCTCGCCGCCGTGTTCGCGGCGCACGGCGACCGCATCGCGGCGGTCATCACCGAGGCCGCGGCCGCCAACATGGGCGTCGTGCCGCCCAAGCCCGGCTTCAACCGGCTGCTCGCCGACACCGCGCACGCGCACGGCGCGCTGCTCATCAGCGACGAGGTCATGACGGGATTCCGCTCGACGGCCGCGGGCTGGTGGGGGCTCGAAGAGCGCGAGGGGATGCCGTACGACGCCGACCTCACCACCTTCGGCAAGATCATCGGCGGTGGCCTGCCGCTCGCGGGCCTCGGCGGTCGCGCCGAGCTGCTCGACCTGCTCGCGCCGCTCGGCCCGGTCTACCAGGCGGGCACGCTGAGCGGCAACCCGGTCGCGGTCGCGACGGGCGCAGCGATGCTGCGCGGCGCGGGGCCCGAGGTCTACGAGCACCTGCGGCGTGCGGCCCGCGCGATCGGCGACGGGCTCTCGGCCGCGCTGGCAGCGGAGGGCGTCGAGCACATCGTCGCGTGGGCCGGCTCGCAGTTCTCGATCTTCTTCCGGGCGGATGCCCCGCAGAACTACGCCGAGGCCCAGGATCAGGCGACCTGGCGCTTCGGGCCGTACTTCCACGCGATGCTCGAGCACGGGGTCTCGCTGCCGCCGAGCGTGTATGAGGCGTGGTTCGTCTCGGCCGCGCACGACGACGCGGCGATCGACCGCGTGCTCGCGGCGGCGCGGCCAGCTGCCCGCGCCGCCGCGGCGGCGGTGCGCCCCTAGCCGCGGGCGGCGACCGCCTCGGCGAGCTGCGCCACGACCTCGTCGAGGCCCCAGGTGAGCGAGAGCGCGCTCGGCGGCGAGACGGCGGCGATGAACTCGACGCCGACGAGCTCGGCCACGGCGCCCTGCTCGATCGCGGGCAGCGACTGGGCGTAGCCGCCCTCGGTCACCGCGCGCACCTCGTCGTCGCTGTTGCCGTAGACGACGAGCACGTCGCTCTCGAGTTCGTTCACGCGCTCGTAGCTGAGGGTGAAGTAGAACGGCGACTCGTCGGTGTCGAGCGTGTCGACGGCGGGGGCGTTGACGAAGCCGAGGTCGAGCATGAACTCGACCCGGGGGTCTTCATCGGCGTAGACGTAGAACACGCCTCCGACGTCCCACGCCGTCGCGAGCGTGAGGCCGGCGAACTCGGGGTGGGCGGCGGCAGCCGCGGCGATCTCGGCGTCGATGCCCGCGAGCACGGCCTCGGCCTCGGTCTCGAGCCCGAGGGCCGTGCCGGTGATGCTGATGACGTCGCGCCACGGGGTCGTCCACGGCTGGTCGGGGTAGGCCACGGTCGGGGCGATCGCGCTCAGCGTGTCGTACTGCTCCTGCGTGATGCCGCTGTACTGGGCGAGGATCACGTCGGGGTCGGCGGCCGCGATCTCCTCGTAGGGAATGTCCTCCCCGGTGTTCGTGAGGATGATCGGCGTCTCGGCGCCGGCGTCGTCGAGCGCCTCGCGCACCCAGGGCAGCACGCCCTGCTCGTCGCCGCCGTAGCTCTGGAACGGCATCGCCACGGGCGTCACGCCGAGGGCGATGACGGCGTCGGCGGTGCTCCAGCCCCAGGTCGCGACGCGTTCGGGCTGCTCGGGGATGACGGTCTCGCCGAAGGCGTGCTCGATCGTGACGGGGAACCCGTCGGCAGGAGCGGAGGACTCGGGGGCGGCGGGCGGGGCGGCGCATCCGGTGAGCGCGGTGAGGGCGAGCGCGGTGATGAGGGCGGCGCTGCGGGCGGCGCGGCGGGGGCGTGTCACGAGGGGCTCCTTGCGAGGGGTCGGTGCGGGCGGGGGATGCTCGAGCCGCGTGGCTCGCTCAGTAAGGTTAGCCTAACCTAACTAACTCAGTGTCGCTGACCCCGCTCGCGGCAGCACGACGGGTCGGCCCGTGTCGGGGTCGGTGAGGATGCGCGCGTCGACCCGGAACGCCCGCTGCACGGTCTCGGCGGTGAGCACGGCGCCCGGCGCGCCCTGCGCGATGAGCCGCCCGCCTGCGAGCATCGCGAGCTCGTCGGCGTAGCGCGCCGCGAGCGTCAGGTCGTGCAGCACGATGACGACGGTCATGCCCGCCGCCGCCTCGCCGCGCAGCACGTCGAGCACCTCGACCTGGTGGGCGACGTCGAGCGCACTCGTCGGCTCGTCGAGCAGCAGGATGCGCGGCTGCTGCGCGAGCGCCATCGCGATCCACACCCGCTGCCGCTGGCCACCGCTCAGTTCGTCGACGCGGCGGTCGACGAGCCCGAGCGCGTCGGTGGAGGCGAGCGCTCGAGCCACGACGGCATCGTCGTCGCTGCGCTGTCCGCGGAACAGCCCGTGGTGGGGGTACCGTCCGCGCGCCACGAGGTCGCCGACCCGGATGCCCTCGGGCGCGAGCGGCGACTGCGGCAGGATGCCGATCGTGCGCGCGAGCCGCCGGCGCGGCACCCGGGCGAGATCGTGGTCGTCGAGCAGCACGCGCCCCGCGCTCGGGGCGATGAGCCCGGCGAGGGCGCGCAGCAGCGTCGACTTGCCGCTCGCGTTCGCCCCGACGAGCGCCGTCAGGCGACCGGGGGCGATCGCGAGGTCGACGCCGTGCACGACCGCTCGGTCGCCGTAGGCGAGATGCACCCCCTCGGCGCGCAGCTGAGGGCTCTCGGTGTGGGGCAGGTCAATCATGCGCGGGCCTCCGTGCGTCGGTCGCCCCGCACGAGCAGCGCCAGCAGCACGAGCGCGCCGAGGGCGCCCGTGATGAGGCCGACCGGGGGCTGGAAGGTCGAGGGGATGAGGTGCTGAGCGATGAGGTCGCAGCCGAGCACGACGGCGGCGCCGACGAGCGCGGCCGTGCTGAGCGCGGGGCCGCGACCGCGCAGACCTCGGGCGATCGGGCCCGCGGCGAAGGCGACGAAGGCGATGGGTCCCGCGGCACCGACCGCGACCGCGGTGAGGGCGCTCGTCACGACGATCGCACCCGCGCGTACGGCCACGGGATACCCGCCGAGCGCCCGCGCGGTGGCGTCGTCGAAGGCTTGCACCTCGAGCAGGCGCCGCCCGGCGAGCAGGAGCACCGCGCACAGGGCGAGCACGCCGCCGACGATCGCGATGTCGGGCCACGAGGGGGAGCCGACCGAGCCGACGAGCCAGAAGTAGGCACTGCCCGCGTCGACGAGCGCCGCGCGCGTCAGGGCGTAGCCGAGCACCCCGTTGGCGAGGAAGGCGAGGGCGACACCGACGACGACGAAGCGGGCGCCGCTCACCCCCCGCCCACCGAGGGTGACCGCGAGGGCCGCCGCGAGCAGCGCGCCGATGATCGCGGCCCCCGTGACGGCCGCGCCGCTCGCGCCCGCGACGATCACGAGCACGCCCGCGGCGCTCGCGCCCTGCGCGATGCCGACGATGTCGGGGCTCGCGAGGGGGTTGCGCACGACCGACTGCAACAGGGCTCCGGCCAGGCCGAGTGCGGCCCCCACGAGCAGGGCGAGCACGAGGCGCGGCAACCGCACGCCCTGCACGATGAACGCGGCACCCGGAGCGCTCTCGAGGCCGAGCAGCGCGGCGACGACCTCGGCGGGGGAGAGGGCGACGGCGCCGAGACCGAGCGCGAGCATCCCGAGCACGGCGATCGTCAGGAGCAGGCCGCCGTCGACGGCGAGCGCACGGCGGCGGTCGCGTGCCCGCATGCCGGCGAGCTGCCGCATCGGGTCGACGGGATGCTCGAGCCGGCTCACAGCGCCGCCCCCGCCCGCGAGCGCACGAGGGCGATGAGCACGGGGGCTCCGAGCACGGCGACGACGATGCCGGCCTCGATCTCACCGGGGGGTGCGACGAGGCGGCCGAGCACGTCGGCGGCGAGCACGAGGGTCGCGCCCGCGACGCCCGCGAGGGGCAGCAGCGCGCCGTGGCGCGGCCCGACGAGCCACCGCGCGAGGTGCGCGCCGACGAGGCCCACGAAGACGAGCGGTCCCGCGAGCGCGGTGGCCGCGCCGGCGAGCAGCACGATGCCGAGCAGGCTCAGCGCGCGCGTGCGGCCCAGCCGGACGCCGAGCCCGCGTGCCACATCGTCACCGAGCGCGAGCGCGTCGAGGGGCCGAGCGAGCAGCAGCGCGACGACGAGGCCCGCGGCCAGCAGGGGAGCGAGCGCGACGGCTTCGTCGAGGCCGCGGGCGGTGAGGGCGCCGACGGTCCAGAAGCGGTAGCGGTCGAGCGTCTCCGGATCGCTCAGCAGCAGCAGCGAGGTCGCCGAGGTCAGCGCCGCCGTGACGGCCGAGCCCGCGACGACGAGCAGCACGGGCGCGTCGGCGATGCGCGGGCGCGCGGCGAGGGCGGCGATGAGCGCGGAGGCGCCGAGGGCACCCACGAGTGCGAGCCCCGCGAACGCGAGCGGGCTCGATGCGCCGAGCACGGCGATGCCGAGCACGACGGCGAAGGCGGCGCCCGCGGTAACACCGAGCAGTCCCGGGTCGGCGATGGGGTTGCGCGTGACGCCCTGCATGATGCCCCCGGCGATGCCGAGCCCGGCTCCGGCGAGCAGGCCGATGACGGTGCGGGGCACGCGTAACTCACGCACGACGACGAGGTCGACGGGGTCGAGCCCCGGGTCGCCGGGTCGCAGCACCGCCGTCAGCACCGTGCCGAGGTCGATGCCGCGCGCGCCGAGCGCGAGGCTCGCGACGACGGCGAGGAGCAGCGCGACCACGAGGGCGGTCGCGCCGAGGGCGCGGCGGCCCTGTGCTTCAGCGCGCCTCACTGCGCTTCGCTGCGCCCGCGCCGCCAGTAGCCCATGAAGGCCACGTTCGTGCGGGCGATGCCGAGCTCGCTCACGAGGTGTCGACGCAGCTGCTTGACCATCGCCGCCTCGCCGGCGATCCAGGCGTAGAACTCGCCCGACTCGGGGTCGAGCGGTGAATCCCACAGCAGCGCGCTGTCGACATCCACGTCGTCGAGAACGTCGGGCGTCGCGCGCACGACCGAGGAGAGCTCGCGCATGTGCCGCGGCAGCCAGCGCTGCACGGCGCGCGTGAGCAGCTCGCCGTGCGGCGCGATCGCCTCGAAGCCCTGCGCGGTCTCGCACCCGGCGTCGCGCGCGAGCCAGGTGAGCCGCGAGCGCCCGCGGGGCACGACGTTCTGCACGTCGGCACTCGAGGCGACCTCGATGAAGGCCTGCGCCGTCACCCCCGGGTCGAGCGATTCGAGGATCGAGCAGATCGCGGGGGCTGCCGTCTCGTCGCCCACGAGCAGCACGTGGCGGGCCGCGCCCGGGCGCCAGTCGCATCCGATCGTCGGGTCGGCCGTGCGGGCGTCCGGTCCGATGACGATGAGGCGATCGCCGAGGGATGCCCGCCGCAGCCACCGCGCGGCCGGGCCGTCATCCACCCCGGGGGTCGGCTCGTGCAGCACCATGTCGATGTCGAGCTGCCGCCGGTCGGGGCGGATGCCGCGCACGGTGTAGGTGCGGAAGGGGTTGCGGCGAGCATCCGGCAGCGCCCGCCAGCGGGCGTACCAGTCGCCCGCCCGCTGCGCCGCCTCGTCGTGCTCGCCGAGGTCACACAGCGAACCGTCGTCGAGGGGCAGTACGAGCTTGATGCGCTGGTCGAGCCCGCGCGTGCCGAAGACGACGAGGTCGTCGCCGGTCACGGTGACGCGCACGAGGTGGGGGCTGAGCGGCAGCACGCGCTGCACCGTCACGGCGTAGGGGCGGTAGGCGGGGTGGGTGACCGCCTCGGTCGCCTCGCCAGGTAAGGTAAGCATTACCTAAGTATGCATGGTGCCGCGAGGGTAGCACCACGCCCCCTCCCCTGGGAATCCCCTCAGCATCACTCGACCCCTCGAGGGCGGGGCGCACTACGCTGGGGGAGTTGCCGCGGCCGATCCGCCACGGTCGGGCAGCGTGAGGAGTGCGTCATGAGAGGCAAGATCCTGTTCGCCGCCGGCCTCGCCGTCGGCTACGTGCTGGGCACCCGCGCCGGCCGCGAGCGCTACGAGCAGCTCAAGAACGCCGCGATGGGCTTCTGGAACGACCCCCGCGTGCAGCACCGGGTCGACCAGGTCGAAGACTTCGTGAAGGAGAAGGCGCCCGAGGTCGCCGAGTTCGTCTCCGACGGCGCCAAGAAGGTCGTCGACCAGGTGACGGGTCGCGGGGCGGCCAAGAAGCCGGTCGCGTCCAAGCCCGCTGCGAAGAAGCCGACCACCGCTGCGAAGAAGCCCGCCGCGTCGTCATGAGCGAGCCCGCGCCGGCCACGACGCGCGAGCGCCGCGGCCTCTTCCAGCTGATCGCCGACATTCCCGGGCTTATCCGTGAGCTCATCGAGGCCGAGATCGAGGCGCTCAAAGCCGAGATCGTCGGCAAGCTGAAGGCCGCCGGCATCGGCGCCGGGTTCCTCGTCACCGCCGGCGTGTTCGCGTTCTTCGCGACGCTCGTGCTCACGGCTGCCGGAATCCTCGCGCTCGCGCTCGTGCTCCCGCCCTGGGCCGCGGCCCTCATCGTCGGCGGAGCCCTGCTCGTGCTCGCGGGCCTCGCCGCCGCCATCGGCGTCGCGCAGCTCAAGCACGGGGTGCCGCCCACCCCCACCCAGACCATCGAGAGCGTCAAAGAAGATGTCCGCGTCGTGCGCGGACTGAGAAAGCGAGGAGCATCATGAGCGATACCGTCGCAAGCACCGTCTCCGCCACCCGTGCCCGCCTCGAGCAGACGCTCGACGCGATCGACGAGAAGCTCGACGTCAAGAAGCAGGCCGGTGAGCTCACCGAGCGCGTCAAGACCTCGTACCAGCAGAACCCCGTGCCGTGGATCATCGGGGCGACCGCCGCGACCGTCGTGGTCGTGGGCCTCGTCGCCTGGGCGATCTTCAGCGACGACTGAGCTTCCGGCCGATTATGACTCTCGCGCGAGCGGAGTCATCATGGAGGAGATGTTCTCCTCCCTGCACGACGTGACGATCGAGCGCACACCCACGGGCGCGCTGCCCGTCATCAAGCCCCTGCTCGGCTGGACGGTGCTGGTGCCGCGCGGCGGCAAGTGGGGCGACGGCGTCGCCGCGCAGTTGCGCGCGCTGGGCGCCGTGCCGGTCATCGCGCCCCTCATCAACTTCGCCGGCACCGAGCATCCCGAGCAGCTCTCCGCGGCGCTCGAGCGCCTGCAGTCGGGCGCGTACGGCTGGCTCGTCGTGACGAGCGCCACCACGGTCGACGTGCTCGTCGGCCACGACGTGCGCGTCCCCGCGACGACGCGCATCGCCGCGGTCGGCGAGACCACCGCGCACGCCCTGCAGCTGGCCGGCTACTCGGTCGACTTCGTGCCGAGCGACCACTCGGCGCGCGGGCTCGTGCGCGAGTGGCCGGGCACCGCGGCGCAGGGTGCCGTGCTCGTGCCGCAGAGCGAGATCGCCGAGCCCACGCTCGTGAGCGGCCTCGCCGACCGCGGCATCGACGCGCAGTTCGTGAGCGCCTACCGCACGGTCGGAGTCACCGCCCCCGCCGCGGTCGTCGCCGACGTCGCCGCCGGGCGCATCCGGGGCCTCATCGTGAGCTCGGGCAGCGTCGCGCGCCAGATCGCCGAGCAGTTCGCGCCGCTGCCCGAGGGCACCGTCGTCGTCTGCATCGGCCCGCGCACGGCCTTCGACGCCCGCGCGGCCGGCCTCACCGTGCACCGGATCGCGGACGAGCGTTCGACCGCGGCCCTCGTGCGCGCGCTCGCCGAGTATGCGATGAACCCCGACGACAGCGTTCCGCCGGTCGTCTCCTAGCCCCCCGCGAGCAGCGCGACGATCGCGAGCAGGGGTGGCACGCCCTGCGCCAGCGCGATCGGGATCATGCGGGGCGGCGCCGTGAGCGCGAGGCCCGCGCCCGCGAGCCCCATGATCGCGCATCCGGTGACGATGACGGCGACGCCCGCGATCGAGCCGGCATCGATCGCCACGAGCACGATGCCGAGAAACACGACGATGCCGAGCCCGAGGTTGTAGAGCCCCTGGTTCACGGCGAAGAGGCGCAGCGGCGGCGAGTCGTGCTCCGCCCGCACCCCGAACAGGCGCCGGCCGAACGGCAGCCGGAACAGCACGCTCTCGAGCACGAAGAACGCCACGTGCAGGGTCGCCGCCATGCCGGCGAGCACGAGGCCGATGAGGGTCAGTCCGATCATGCGGTCTCCGTCTCGATGCGGGCGGTGGGGGATGCGGAGCTCGCGCCGACCCGCACGGCCAGTCGCCCGGCCACACGGCCGGCGAGCACCTCGGCGGCCTGCTCGGCGGCCTCCTCCAGCTCGACGACGCGCGCGATGTCGTCGACCACCGCCGGGTCGAGGTCGCGCGCGAGTCGCGCCCACGCCTGCTCGCGGCGGGCGAGCGGGGTGAGCGAGGAGTTGACGCCGAGCAGCGCCGCGCCGCGCAAGATGAAGGGCATGACGGTCGTACTCAGCGCGGGCGAGGCCGCGTTGCCGCACGCAACCGCCGCGCCCTCCTGCCGCAGCTGGCTGAGCGCGGTCGCGAGGGGTTGCCCGCCGACGGCGTCGATGACGCCCGCCCAGCGCTGCGACTCGAGCGCGCGCGGGGGTCGGTCGGGCTCTGAGCGGTCGAGCTCGCGGCGGTCGAGGATGCTCGCGGCGCCGAGCGCCCGCAGGCGCGCGGCGCTCTCGGGCCGCCCGGTCGCGGCCGTGACCGTGAAGCCCGCGCGCGCGAGCAGGGCGACCGCGAAGGATCCGAGTCCGCCACTGGCGCCCGTCACGAGCACGTCGCCCTCAGTGATTCCGTGCCGCTCGAGGGCGAGCACGGCGAGCATGGCAGTGAAGCCTGCGGTTCCGATGCCGGCGGCCTGTGCATCCGTGAACGCGGAGGGCGTGGCCACGAGCGTGCCGCCGTCGAGCAGCGCGCGCTCGGCGAGGCCCCCGGCCCGCGTCTCGCCCGCCCCGGCGCCGTTCAGCAGCACGCGATCGCCCGGGGCCCAGCGCGCGTCGCTCGAGGCGATCACGGTGCCGACGACGTCGATGCCGGGCACGAGGGGCGAGCGGCGCACGACGCCGGGGGTGCCGGCGAACGCCAGGGCGTCCTTGTAGTTGAGGCCCGAGTAGCTCACCGCGACCTCGACATCGCCGCGCTCGTCGGCGGCGGGGCTCAGCACGGTCTCGTCGAGCTCGATGAGCTCGACGCGCGGGCCCGCGTCATCGAGGGTGATCTGCCAGCCGCGCGTCATGCCCGCCAGCCTAGGCCGCGCGGCGTCGCCCGGCGAGGGCTCAGCCGAAGAGCAGTGCGGCCTCGTCGTAGCGCGCTTGCGGCACGGTCTTGAGCTTTCCGAGCGCGGCCTCGAACGGCACGCGCACGATCTCGGTGCCGCGCAGGGCGACCATCTCGCCCCAGCGCGCATCGTCGACGGCCGAGATCGCGGCCATGCCGAGGCGCGTCGCGAGCACGCGGTCGAAGGCGCTCGGGGTGCCGCCGCGCTGGATGTGGCCGAGCGTCGTCGCGCGCGTCTCGATGCCCGTGCGCTCCTCGATCATGGGCGCGAGCATCTCGCCGATTCCGCCGAGCCGCGGGCGGCCGAAGGCGTCGAGGCCGCGCTCGGAGTGGGGCTGGTCGGCCCCGTCGAGCGTGAAGCCCTCGGCGACGACGACGAGCGGCGCCCGCCCGCGGTCGTAGGCGCTCTGCACCCACGCGCACAACTGGTCCATGCTCGTGTTCTGCTCGGGGATGAGGATGGCGTGGGCGCCGGCCGCCATGCCGGAGTGCAGGGCGATCCAGCCGACGTGGCGGCCCATGACTTCGGCGACCATGCAGCGGTTGTGGGCGTCGCCCGTCGTGCGCAGGCGGTCCATCGCCTCGGTCGCGATGCCGACGGCCGTGTCGAAGCCGAAGGTGTAGTCGGTGGCATCGAGGTCGTTGTCGACGGTCTTCGGCACTCCGACGATACGGATGCCCGCATCCGTCAGCCGCTTCGCCGCCGCGAGCGTGCCCTCGCCGCCGATCGCGATGAGCGCGTCGAGGCGGTTCTCGGCGAAGACGTCGTTGATGCGGTCGACGCCGCCGCGGCCCTCGAAGGGGTTCGTGCGGCTCGTGCCGAGGATCGTGCCGCCCTGCTTCGAGATGCCCTTCACCTCGTGCCGGCCGAGCGGCAGCGTGTCGTTCTCGACGAGCCCCTTCCAGCCGTCCTTGAACCCGACGAACTCGTGGTGGTGCACGGTGGTGCCGGTGAGCACGGCCCCGCGGATGACCGCGTTGAGGCCAGGGGCGTCTCCGCCGGAGGTGAGCATTCCGATGCGCATGGGTTCCATCATGGCCCGTCGCGGCGGGCGGCGCGAAAACGGGCGGGCTC
The sequence above is a segment of the Microcella humidisoli genome. Coding sequences within it:
- a CDS encoding ABC transporter ATP-binding protein gives rise to the protein MIDLPHTESPQLRAEGVHLAYGDRAVVHGVDLAIAPGRLTALVGANASGKSTLLRALAGLIAPSAGRVLLDDHDLARVPRRRLARTIGILPQSPLAPEGIRVGDLVARGRYPHHGLFRGQRSDDDAVVARALASTDALGLVDRRVDELSGGQRQRVWIAMALAQQPRILLLDEPTSALDVAHQVEVLDVLRGEAAAGMTVVIVLHDLTLAARYADELAMLAGGRLIAQGAPGAVLTAETVQRAFRVDARILTDPDTGRPVVLPRAGSATLS
- a CDS encoding FecCD family ABC transporter permease, with amino-acid sequence MSRLEHPVDPMRQLAGMRARDRRRALAVDGGLLLTIAVLGMLALGLGAVALSPAEVVAALLGLESAPGAAFIVQGVRLPRLVLALLVGAALGLAGALLQSVVRNPLASPDIVGIAQGASAAGVLVIVAGASGAAVTGAAIIGALLAAALAVTLGGRGVSGARFVVVGVALAFLANGVLGYALTRAALVDAGSAYFWLVGSVGSPSWPDIAIVGGVLALCAVLLLAGRRLLEVQAFDDATARALGGYPVAVRAGAIVVTSALTAVAVGAAGPIAFVAFAAGPIARGLRGRGPALSTAALVGAAVVLGCDLIAQHLIPSTFQPPVGLITGALGALVLLALLVRGDRRTEARA
- a CDS encoding FecCD family ABC transporter permease, which gives rise to MRRAEAQGRRALGATALVVALLLAVVASLALGARGIDLGTVLTAVLRPGDPGLDPVDLVVVRELRVPRTVIGLLAGAGLGIAGGIMQGVTRNPIADPGLLGVTAGAAFAVVLGIAVLGASSPLAFAGLALVGALGASALIAALAARPRIADAPVLLVVAGSAVTAALTSATSLLLLSDPETLDRYRFWTVGALTARGLDEAVALAPLLAAGLVVALLLARPLDALALGDDVARGLGVRLGRTRALSLLGIVLLAGAATALAGPLVFVGLVGAHLARWLVGPRHGALLPLAGVAGATLVLAADVLGRLVAPPGEIEAGIVVAVLGAPVLIALVRSRAGAAL
- a CDS encoding siderophore-interacting protein gives rise to the protein MLTLPGEATEAVTHPAYRPYAVTVQRVLPLSPHLVRVTVTGDDLVVFGTRGLDQRIKLVLPLDDGSLCDLGEHDEAAQRAGDWYARWRALPDARRNPFRTYTVRGIRPDRRQLDIDMVLHEPTPGVDDGPAARWLRRASLGDRLIVIGPDARTADPTIGCDWRPGAARHVLLVGDETAAPAICSILESLDPGVTAQAFIEVASSADVQNVVPRGRSRLTWLARDAGCETAQGFEAIAPHGELLTRAVQRWLPRHMRELSSVVRATPDVLDDVDVDSALLWDSPLDPESGEFYAWIAGEAAMVKQLRRHLVSELGIARTNVAFMGYWRRGRSEAQ
- a CDS encoding YtxH domain-containing protein produces the protein MRGKILFAAGLAVGYVLGTRAGRERYEQLKNAAMGFWNDPRVQHRVDQVEDFVKEKAPEVAEFVSDGAKKVVDQVTGRGAAKKPVASKPAAKKPTTAAKKPAASS
- a CDS encoding phage holin family protein — translated: MSEPAPATTRERRGLFQLIADIPGLIRELIEAEIEALKAEIVGKLKAAGIGAGFLVTAGVFAFFATLVLTAAGILALALVLPPWAAALIVGGALLVLAGLAAAIGVAQLKHGVPPTPTQTIESVKEDVRVVRGLRKRGAS
- a CDS encoding DUF3618 domain-containing protein, with the protein product MSDTVASTVSATRARLEQTLDAIDEKLDVKKQAGELTERVKTSYQQNPVPWIIGATAATVVVVGLVAWAIFSDD